Within the Staphylococcus warneri genome, the region ATAAATTTTGATTAAGTCTTCGATCGATTAGTATTCGTCAGCTCCACGTGTCACCACGCTTCCACCTCGAACCTATTAACCTCATCATCTTTGAGGGATCTTATAACCGAAGTTGGGAAATCTCATCTTGAGGGGGGCTTCATGCTTAGATGCTTTCAGCACTTATCCCGTCCATACATAGCTACCCAGCTATGCCGTTGGCACGACAACTGGTACACCAGAGGTATGTCCATCCCGGTCCTCTCGTACTAAGGACAGCTCCTCTCAAATTTCCTACGCCCACGACGGATAGGGACCGAACTGTCTCACGACGTTCTGAACCCAGCTCGCGTACCGCTTTAATGGGCGAACAGCCCAACCCTTGGGACCGACTACAGCCCCAGGATGCGATGAGCCGACATCGAGGTGCCAAACCTCCCCGTCGATGTGAACTCTTGGGGGAGATAAGCCTGTTATCCCCGGGGTAGCTTTTATCCGTTGAGCGATGGCCCTTCCATGCGGAACCACCGGATCACTAAGTCCGTCTTTCGACCCTGCTCGACTTGTAAGTCTCGCAGTCAAGCTCCCTTATGCCTTTACACTCTATGAATGATTTCCAACCATTCTGAGGGAACCTTTGAGCGCCTCCGTTACCTTTTAGGAGGCGACCGCCCCAGTCAAACTGCCCACCTGACACTGTCTCCCACCACGATAAGTGGTGCGGGTTAGAAAGCCAACACAGCTAGGGTAGTATCCCACCAATGCCTCCACGTAAGCTAGCGCTCACGTTTCAAAGGCTCCTACCTATCCTGTACAAGCTGTGCCGAATTTCAATATCAGGCTACAGTAAAGCTCCACGGGGTCTTTCCGTCCTGTCGCGGGTAACCTGCATCTTCACAGGTACTATGATTTCACCGAGTCTCTCGTTGAGACAGTGCCCAAATCGTTACGCCTTTCGTGCGGGTCGGAACTTACCCGACAAGGAATTTCGCTACCTTAGGACCGTTATAGTTACGGCCGCCGTTTACTGGGGCTTCGATTCGTAGCTTCGCAGAAGCTAACTACTCCTCTTAACCTTCCAGCACCGGGCAGGCGTCAGCCCCTATACATCACCTTACGGTTTAGCAGAGACCTGTGTTTTTGATAAACAGTCGCTTGGGCCTATTCACTGCGGCTCTTCTGGGCGTTAACCCTAAAGAGCACCCCTTCTCCCGAAGTTACGGGGTCATTTTGCCGAGTTCCTTAACGAGAGTTCGCTCGCTCACCTTAGAATTCTCATCTTGACTACCTGTGTCGGTTTGCGGTACGGGCACCTGTTATCTATCTAGAGGCTTTTCTTGGCAGTGTGAAATCAACGACTCGAGGAAACAATTTCCTCTCCCCATCACAGCTTGACCTTATGAGTGCCGGATTTGCCTAACACTCAGTCTTACTGCTTGGACGTGCAATCCAATAGCACGCTTCGCCTATCCTACTGCGTCCCCCCATCGATTAAAACGATACTAGGTGGTACAGGAATATCAACCTGTTATCCATCGCCTACGCCTGTCGGCCTCAGCTTAGGACCCGACTAACCCAGAGCGGACGAGCCTTCCTCTGGAAACCTTAGTCAATCGGTGGACGGGATTCTCACCCGTCTTTCGCTACTCACACCGGCATTCTCACTTCTAAGCGCTCCACATGTCCTTGCGATCATGCTTCGACGCCCTTAGAACGCTCTCCTACCATTGTCCTACGGACAATCCACAGCTTCGGTAATATGTTTAGCCCCGGTACATTTTCGGCGCAGTGTCACTCGACTAGTGAGCTATTACGCACTCTTTAAATGATGGCTGCTTCTAAGCCAACATCCTAGTTGTCTGGGCAACGCCACATCCTTTTCCACTTAACATATATTTTGGGACCTTAGCTGGTGGTCTGGGCTGTTTCCCTTTCGAACACGGACCTTATCACCCATGTTCTGACTCCCAAGTTAAATTAATTGGCATTCGGAGTTTGTCTGAATTCGGTAACCCGAGAAGGGCCCCTCGTCCAAACAGTGCTCTACCTCCAATAATCATCACTTGAGGCTAGCCCTAAAGCTATTTCGGAGAGAACCAGCTATCTCCAAGTTCGATTGGAATTTCTCCGCTACCCTCAGTTCATCCGCTCACTTTTCAACGTAAGTCGGTTCGGTCCTCCATTCAGTGTTACCTGAACTTCAACCTGACCAAGGGTAGATCACCTGGTTTCGGGTCTACGACCAAATACTAAACGCCCTATTCAGACTCGCTTTCGCTACGGCTCCACATTAGCTGCTTAACCTTGCATCAAATCGTAACTCGCCGGTTCATTCTACAAAAGGCACGCCATCACCCATTAACGGGCTCTGACTACTTGTAAGCACACGGTTTCAAGTTCTCTTTCACTCCCCTTCCGGGGTACTTTTCACCTTTCCCTCACGGTACTGGTTCACTATCGGTCACTAGAGAGTATTTAGCCTTAGGAGATGGTCCTCCCAGATTCCGACGGAATTTCACGTGCTCCGTCGTACTCAGGATCCACTCAAGAGAGTATATATTTTCGACTACAGGATTATTACCTTCTTTGATTCAACTTTCCAGATGATTCGTCTAATATATACTTTTGTAACTCCGTATAGAGTGTCCTACAACCCCAACAAGCAAGCTTGTTGGTTTGGGCTCTTCCCGTTTCGCTCGCCGCTACTCAGGGAATCGATTTTTCTTTCTCTTCCTCCGGGTACTAAGATGTTTCAGTTCTCCGGGTCTGCCTTCTGATATGCTATGTATTCACATATCGATAACATGACATAACTCATGCTGGGTTTCCCCATTCGGAAATCTCTGGATCAACGCTTACTTACAGCTCTCCAAAGCATATCGTCGTTAGTAACGTCCTTCATCGGCTTCTAGTGCCAAGGCATCCACCGTGCGCCCTTAATAACTTAATCTATGTTTCCATCCTACAGGAAACGCGTTATTAATCTTGTGAGTGTTCTTTCGAACACTAGCGATTATTTCTTATGAATTCAAGCTTTAAAACTCTAATTCACTCGGTTTTGCTTGGTAAAATCTATTTTACTTACTTATCTAGTTTTCAATGTACAAGTTCTATTTCCAGTCAAGCGTTTGCATACTGTTTTGTTATCATTACTTTAAATACTCATTTACTCTAGTAAACTCCAATTAAAGTAACTCAACGCATTGTCTACGAATCGCTTTCTTTGAAAAAGAAGATATGTGAATGTTATATAAACATTCAAAACTGAATACAATATGTCAATGTTATTCCTCATCTTCTACGAAGATGTTCCGAATATATCCTTAGAAAGGAGGTGATCCAGCCGCACCTTCCGATACGGCTACCTTGTTACGACTTCACCCCAATCATTTGTCCCACCTTCGACGGTTAGCTCCATAAATGGTTACTCCACCGGCTTCGGGTGTTACAAACTCTCGTGGTGTGACGGGCGGTGTGTACAAGACCCGGGAACGTATTCACCGTAGCATGCTGATCTACGATTACTAGCGATTCCAGCTTCATGTAGTCGAGTTGCAGACTACAATCCGAACTGAGAACAACTTTATGGGATTTGCTTGACCTCGCGGTTTAGCTGCCCTTTGTATTGTCCATTGTAGCACGTGTGTAGCCCAAATCATAAGGGGCATGATGATTTGACGTCATCCCCACCTTCCTCCGGTTTGTCACCGGCAGTCAACTTAGAGTGCCCAACTTAATGATGGCAACTAAGCTTAAGGGTTGCGCTCGTTGCGGGACTTAACCCAACATCTCACGACACGAGCTGACGACAACCATGCACCACCTGTCACTTTGTCCCCCGAAGGGGAAGACTCTATCTCTAGAGCGGTCAAAGGATGTCAAGATTTGGTAAGGTTCTTCGCGTTGCTTCGAATTAAACCACATGCTCCACCGCTTGTGCGGGTCCCCGTCAATTCCTTTGAGTTTCAACCTTGCGGTCGTACTCCCCAGGCGGAGTGCTTAATGCGTTAGCTGCAGCACTAAGGGGCGGAAACCCCCTAACACTTAGCACTCATCGTTTACGGCGTGGACTACCAGGGTATCTAATCCTGTTTGATCCCCACGCTTTCGCACATCAGCGTCAGTTACAGACCAGAAAGTCGCCTTCGCCACTGGTGTTCCTCCATATCTCTGCGCATTTCACCGCTACACATGGAATTCCACTTTCCTCTTCTGCACTCAAGTTTTCCAGTTTCCAATGACCCTCCACGGTTGAGCCGTGGGCTTTCACATCAGACTTAAAAAACCGCCTACGCGCGCTTTACGCCCAATAATTCCGGATAACGCTTGCCACCTACGTATTACCGCGGCTGCTGGCACGTAGTTAGCCGTGGCTTTCTGATCAGGTACCGTCAAGATGTGCACAGTTACTTACACATTTGTTCTTCCCTGATAACAGAGTTTTACGATCCGAAGACCTTCATCACTCACGCGGCGTTGCTCCGTCAGGCTTTCGCCCATTGCGGAAGATTCCCTACTGCTGCCTCCCGTAGGAGTCTGGACCGTGTCTCAGTTCCAGTGTGGCCGATCACCCTCTCAGGTCGGCTACGTATCGTTGCCTTGGTAAGCCGTTACCTTACCAACTAGCTAATACGGCGCGGATCCATCTATAAGTGACAGCAAAGCCGCCTTTCACTATTGAACCATGCGGTTCAATATGTTATCCGGTATTAGCTCCGGTTTCCCGAAGTTATCCCAGTCTTATAGGTAGGTTATCCACGTGTTACTCACCCGTCCGCCGCTAACGTCAAAGGAGCAAGCTCCTTATCTGTTCGCTCGACTTGCATGTATTAGGCACGCCGCCAGCGTTCATCCTGAGCCAGGATCAAACTCTCCATAAAAAATTATGATGTTTGATTAGCTCATAAAACTAAATTAATTATTGTAACTTTCGTTACATTATTGGAATTAACGTTGACATATTGTCATTCAGTTTTCAATGTTCATTTAATGAAATAAATAATGGTGGAGACTAGCGGGATCGAACCGCTGACCTCCTGCGTGCAAAGCAGGCGCTCTCCCAGCTGAGCTAAGCCCCCATTTATTAAGAAGTCGGGAAGACAGGATTCGAACCTGCGACCCCTTGGTCCCAAACCAAGTGCTCTACCAAGCTGAGCTACTTCCCGTATGTAGTTATATTCTTTAAAAATGGCGCGCCCGATAGGAGTCGAACCCATAACCTCTTGATCCGTAGTCAAACGCTCTATCCAGTTGAGCTACGGGCGCTTATTAAAGATGGTGCCGAGGACCGGAATCGAACCGGTACGGTGATCTCTCACCGCAGGATTTTAAGTCCTGTGCGTCTGCCAGTTCCGCCACCCCGGCAAAATAATGGAGCAGAAGACGGGATTCGAACCCGCGACCCCGACCTTGGCAAGGTCGTATTCTACCGCTGAACTACTTCTGCATTATTTCGCTTAGAAAATTTAAATAAAATCGTAATGAGCCATAGAGGATTCGAACCTCTGACCCTCTGATTAAAAGTCAGATGCTCTACCAACTGAGCTAATGGCTCAAAAGATGGTGCCGGCCAGAGGACTTGAACCCCCAACCTACTGATTACAAGTCAGTTGCTCTACCAATTGAGCTAGGCCGGCTATTAAATGGTGGAGAATGACGGGTTCGAACCGCCGACCCTCTGCTTGTAAGGCAGATGCTCTCCCAGCTGAGCTAATTCTCCTGTTATCTATTGCCTGGCAACGTCCTACTCTAGCGGAACGTTAGTCCGACTACCATCGGCGCTAAAGAGCTTAACTTCTGTGTTCGGCATGGGAACAGGTGTGACCTCTTTGCTATTGCCACCAGACAAATTAACTTACTTTATTAATAATACACGTTTGTTAATGACTTTTCAATAGTTAATTTTACACTTTGTTAAAATTAATTTTACATTCTGTTAACTGAACTACGTGTTTTTGACGACTTTTATATATTACTTCATTAACTTAAGAAAGTCAATAGTTTGTTTTGATTTTTTTCGAAAGACGTAATTTCAATTCCTTCGCCTTTTCCACTTGATCTATTCTACCACACATCATTTTCCTTAACTATAGGTATTATTACTTTCTATCAGTAAATAAGTTACTTTTATTTATCAAAAGTAACATTAATTTAAGAGGAAAATTAATTTCATCTCACTTTTTCAACAATTAGATTACATAAAAACACCAATCACAATTGTGATTGGTGTTTCTCGATAAATTATTTTTGTCTCATATAAGGGAATAATAATACGTCTCTAATTGATGGTGAATCAGTTAATAACATAACTAATCTATCAATTCCGATTCCTAGACCACCTGTAGGAGGCATACCATATTCTAATGCTTCGATATAATCTTCGTCCATTTCATGCGCTTCGTCATTACCTTGCTCTTTTTCGACTAATTGAGCTTCAAAACGTTCTTTTTGATCGATAGGATCATTAAGCTCAGTAAAGGCATTAGCATGTTCTCTTCCTACGATAAACAATTCAAATCTATCTGTAAATCTAGGATCTTCTGGGTTTTTCTTAGCTAATGGTGATATATCAATTGGATGACCGTATATGAATGTTGGTTGGATTAATGTCTCTTCTACTTTTTGCTCAAAGAATTCATTTAAAATATGACCATATTTCATATTGTCAGTGATTTCAATTCCATGTTCTTTCGCTAGTGCTTTGGCTTCTTCATCAGATTTCACATTATAGAAATCTACACCTGTAGCTTCTTTCACAGCATCAACAATGTGCAATCTTTTCCATGATGATTCTAAATCAATCTCAGTTCCGTTATATTGAACCTTAGCTGATCCAAGTACTTCTTGAGCAATATGTCTAACCATTGATTCTGTTAAGTCCATAATATCATGGTAATCTGCATAAGCTTCATACAATTCAATCATTGTAAATTCAGGGTTATGTCGTGTAGATACACCTTCATTACGGAATACGCGACCAATTTCATATACTTTTTCTAATCCGCCTACGATTAAACGTTTTAAATGCAATTCGATAGCTATACGCATATACAAAGTAGCGTCTAGTGCATTATGGTGTGTCACAAATGGTCTAGCAGCAGCTCCTCCAGCAATTTGATGCATCATTGGTGTTTCTACTTCTAAGAAACCTTTTTGATTTAGATAATTACGCATTTCTTGAATGATTTTACTACGATTAATAAATGTTCGTGTACTATCTTGATTTGTGATTAAGTCTAAATAACGTTGACGATAACGTTGTTCTATATCTTGTAATCCGTGGAATTTATCTGGTAATGGTCTTAAAGCTTTAGTTAATAGTGTAAATGATTTTGCTTTAACTGATAATTCACCAGTATTAGTTTTAAACATTACACCTTCAACACCGACAATATCTCCTAGGTCGGCATGTTTCCACAAATCAAATTGTTCTTCTCCAATTTGATCTTTTCTAACATAAATTTGAATTTGTCCTGAAAGATCTTGCACATGTGCAAATCCTGCTTTACCCTTTCCACGTTTAGTCATAATACGACCTGCTATCGCAACATGACTTTCTTCTTCTTTTTCATGTAATTCTTCTTTTGAGAATTCGTCCCAAGCCGCTTTTAATTCAGCTGCTGAAGCAGAACGATCGTATCGTTGACCAAATGGATCAATTCCTAAATCTCTTAATTCTTGTAGTTTTTGTCGGCGTACCTGCATTTGGTCGTTCATTTCTTCTGACATAACTTTCTCTCCTTTTGCTTCTTGTTTTTCAATTATTTATTTTATACATTTTGTTAGAAATGTTTAGGTATATCAATCATTTCTCTTTGTTATCTTAGAGTCACTTTTATCTACTCTAAATATAGCGATGCCAAGAAGCGTGCTAAATCTTTTCATAACATCTATCTTCTCACCATATCATTTTACTAAACGGTAATGTTCTAATAAAGTATTTACTACTTTATCTTTAACTGTTAAAACTTAATCAATTTTCAAAAACAACTAGAATTAAATAATTTAAGTCACTATGTAGTGTCTCACATCATCAATCTCTTCGTTACTCATTAAGACATATATCTTTTAACAGTACTATCTGCTATTACTAAGTTTTCAATCAATTTTTGGGAACGGGGTTCAATGTGTTTCGATGCGATATCATTCAATGGAATAAGCACAAAAGCGCGTTCTGTCATTCTCGGGTGAGGAATGATTAAATTATCTTCTTCAATGATTTCATTTCCATACAGTAAAATATCTACATCTAGTGTTCTAGGCCCCCATCGAATCTTCCTTACACGGTGAAGTGCTTCTTCCGTTTCTAAACATCTCTTTAATAATTCCTGAGGATTTAATGTTGTCTCTATTTCTATACATAAATTAAGAAACTGTGGTTGATCAGTGTAACCAACTGGCTCTGTTTCATAGATAGGAGATATAGAGGTAACATCAATGTATTGGTATTGGTCAATAATTCGGATGGCTTGTTGTAATTGATGTGCTCTATCACCTATATTACTTCCTAAGCCTAAATATGCTTTAACCATTTAATTACGCTCCCTCACTATTTCTATACCTACCCCATCGTAATGTCCTGGTATTGGAGGATTTTCTTTAGTTATTCTAACTTTCGTTTCCATTACACGATTATAGTGTGAATTTATACGTTTGGCAATACGTTCTGCTAGATGTTCTAGTAAATTAGAGGGTTCTCCTTCAACAATCTCTTTAACATCTTCAAAGACTTCTCCATAATGTACCGTATCTTTCACATCGTCTGATTGACCAGCATCATGTAAATCTACTTTCAAAGTAATATCTACTATGAATATTTGACCTATTTCATTTTCTGCCGGCAATGCACCGTGATAACCATAAAATCGCATTCCATTAAGAAATATGATGTCGTTCATTTTCATTCTCCTTTAGAAAATCCATGCTTTGTGCAATACGTGAATTAAGTTTAACATTGTGTACTCTCACAGCTTGAACGCCCTTCATTATACCATAAGCAGTTGTTGCTGCTGTAGCTTCGTCCCTTTCAATGGCTTTTGAATCTCCACCCATCATTTCTTTAATGAATCTTTTACGACTAGTAGCCAATAAAATCGGATAATCTGTTGCAACTAACTCATCAAGTCGAGCCATCACTTCGTTTTCTTCATCTCTAGTTTTAGCAAACCCTATACCAGGATCTAGCCAAATTTTAGAATGTGGGATGCCTGCCATTTCAGCTTTATTAGCTTGTGCTAATAAGGTAACAAGCATTTCATCTACAACTGGCTTATCTCTTTTACCATCCCCATTATGCATTAGAACAATTTCTGCATCATATTGAGCAACAACTTTCAATATTTTAGGATCGTACAAACCAGCCCATTGATCATTAATCATTGTAGCGCCTAACTTCAAACAAGCTTCTGCTACTTCACTTCTATATGTATCAATTGATATTTGTATATTAAGCCCTATCAATGCTTCAACAACTGGTATAACTCTATCCAACTCTTCTTCTAGAGTAACTTCTTGATATCCAGGCCGAGTTGAAACACCACCTACATCAACTATATCAACACCTTCATCAATCATTTCTTTCGCTCGTGAAACTGCTTTTTCAACAGAATTATATTTCCCACCATCTGAAAATGAATCTGGCGTCACGTTAAGTATGCTCATAATTTTAGTTTTTGACATTTAATCACCTTTTCTATTTTGAAATATTTCATGCTTTTTCATATCACTTATAATGATATCACTACTTTCAACATAATTTCAGTGGTAAAAATTAAATAAACTACTCTAAATAATAGTAAAAATGAATTGGCTATACTCATACGTATGTAACCAATAAAAAAGCGAAGTCGATTTATACGACTTCGCTTTGGTAGCTTATATAATTAGTCATCAAATGAGTATAAAGGTGTAGATAAGTAACGTTCACCATTACTTGGTAATACTGTTACTACTGTTTTACCTTTACCTAATTCTTTAGCTTTTTGAATAGCTGCATGAATAGCGGCACCAGAAGAAATTCCTGATAAAATACCTTCTTCTTTTGCAACACGACGTGCCATTTCCATAGCAGTTTCATTGCCTACTTTAATAATACTATCGTAAATGTCTGTATTTAACGTATCCGGAACAAATCCAGCACCTAAACCTTGTAATTTATGTGGCCCTGGTTCTCCACCACTTAGAACTGGTGATGCTTCTGGTTCGATAGCAACTATTTCAATATCAGGGTATTGTTGTCTTAAAACTTTACCGACACCAGATAATGTGCCACCAGTACCTACGCCAGCTAAGAATGCATCGATTGTTTTACCTTCAAACTGGTCAACTAATTCTGGACCAGTTGTAAGTTCATGAACTTCAGGGTTTGCTGGGTTTTCGAATTGTTGGGGTTCAAAGTAACCATGCTCTTCTTTAAGTTCTTTGGCTTTTTTAATTGCACCCTTCATTGCTTCTGATCCAGGTGTTAATACTAATTCTGCACCATATGCTTTTAATAAGTTACGACGTTCTTGACTCATTGTTTCAGGCATAGTGAACACTGCTTTGTATCCTTTGGCTGCACATACAAATGCTAAACCAATGCCTGTGTTACCACTTGTCGGCTCCACAATAGTATCTCCAGGTTTGATTTTACCTTCTTTTTCAGCTTTTTCAATCATAGCTAAAGCTATACGGTCTTTAACTGAACCTCCTGGATTTTGATATTCTAATTTAACGTAAATATCTGCCGCATCTTCATCAACAACATTTCTCAATTTAACTACTGGTGTGTTTCCAATAATTTGTGTAATGTTTTCTACTGGTTTTTGTGCCATTCCAAACACTCCTTATAGATAGAATTAATAAAACTTAGTCTTTTTATCGGATATTTATATTCTATCAGAATTTTCTAAAAAAACAAATATATCCTACAAAATCTTGTGCATATTTATCGACATACATTTAATAAATTCCCTAATTTAATTTGTAATAAACTTCTGTTGAATTTATGCCATTGATTCTAATAATTGGTTAAGCTCAGCTTCACTATAATTATATTTATTTCCACAGAAGTGACAAACTGCTTCCGCACCATGATCTTCTTTAATCATATCTGTGATTTCTGCTTCCCCTAAACCTTTAATAGCATTCAAGAATTTTTCATGACTACAATTACATTCAAATTGTGCAGGTGATGTTTCTAAAATTTGGACATGTTCTTCTCCAAGAATTTCATTTAAAATTCCTTCCGGTGTTAATCCTTGCTCAATGAGTTTAGATACTGGTGTCATTTGATTAATTGCTTCTTCTAATTTACTGATTGTTTCTTCTTTGGCACCAGGCATCACTTGGATAATGAATCCGCCTGCTGCTTTAATCGTATTATCTGGATTAACAAGTACTCCTAAACCAACAGAAGATGGTGTTTGTTCACTTGTCGCATAATAGTACGTAAAATCTTCTCCTAGTTCACCAGAAACTATTGGACTTGAACCGGAAAAATAATCTTTCATTCCTACATCCTTAACTACTTGTATAGAACCTTCTGTCCCTACTGCTCGTCTAACATCTAATTTTCCTTGTTCGTTTAATGGAAAATGTGTTTGTGGATGATCCACATAAGCGCGTACATTACCTTTAGCATCTGCATCTGCAATAATTCTGCCAATAGGACCACGACCATCAACCGTTACAGTTAATTTCTGGTCTCCTTTTAGCATTGCTCCCATCATTACAGTAGCAGTCATCGTTCTTCCCATTGCAGCTGAAGCTGTTGGCCACGTATAGTGTCTTGTTTGAGCTTCCTGTACTGATTCTGTTGTTAATGTTGCATATGCTCTAATTTCACCATCAAACGCTAGTGCTTTAACAATATAGTCATGTGTCATTATTTAATTACTCCTTTTATATATCTTTACGATGCTTCGTTTCTTTTAATTAATATCATTTTCGAATAACTATTATACATCTGTTGTTTACTTTCATGAAATGATTTGTTTTTAGATAAATTTGGTTGTTTGTTTATACAAACATTATTTACAAAAATACACATTGCTTTATTTATACAAAAATATCTCCCTACTATATGTGTGATAGTAGGGAGATTAAACTATGTGCTTCTTTACTGTCTATGATTTGGATCGTTAGGATTATATGGTTTGTCTATATTCGGTGATTGTTCATGACCAGTT harbors:
- the lysS gene encoding lysine--tRNA ligase, with the translated sequence MSEEMNDQMQVRRQKLQELRDLGIDPFGQRYDRSASAAELKAAWDEFSKEELHEKEEESHVAIAGRIMTKRGKGKAGFAHVQDLSGQIQIYVRKDQIGEEQFDLWKHADLGDIVGVEGVMFKTNTGELSVKAKSFTLLTKALRPLPDKFHGLQDIEQRYRQRYLDLITNQDSTRTFINRSKIIQEMRNYLNQKGFLEVETPMMHQIAGGAAARPFVTHHNALDATLYMRIAIELHLKRLIVGGLEKVYEIGRVFRNEGVSTRHNPEFTMIELYEAYADYHDIMDLTESMVRHIAQEVLGSAKVQYNGTEIDLESSWKRLHIVDAVKEATGVDFYNVKSDEEAKALAKEHGIEITDNMKYGHILNEFFEQKVEETLIQPTFIYGHPIDISPLAKKNPEDPRFTDRFELFIVGREHANAFTELNDPIDQKERFEAQLVEKEQGNDEAHEMDEDYIEALEYGMPPTGGLGIGIDRLVMLLTDSPSIRDVLLFPYMRQK
- the folK gene encoding 2-amino-4-hydroxy-6-hydroxymethyldihydropteridine diphosphokinase, producing the protein MVKAYLGLGSNIGDRAHQLQQAIRIIDQYQYIDVTSISPIYETEPVGYTDQPQFLNLCIEIETTLNPQELLKRCLETEEALHRVRKIRWGPRTLDVDILLYGNEIIEEDNLIIPHPRMTERAFVLIPLNDIASKHIEPRSQKLIENLVIADSTVKRYMS
- the folB gene encoding dihydroneopterin aldolase; this translates as MNDIIFLNGMRFYGYHGALPAENEIGQIFIVDITLKVDLHDAGQSDDVKDTVHYGEVFEDVKEIVEGEPSNLLEHLAERIAKRINSHYNRVMETKVRITKENPPIPGHYDGVGIEIVRERN
- the folP gene encoding dihydropteroate synthase, which produces MSKTKIMSILNVTPDSFSDGGKYNSVEKAVSRAKEMIDEGVDIVDVGGVSTRPGYQEVTLEEELDRVIPVVEALIGLNIQISIDTYRSEVAEACLKLGATMINDQWAGLYDPKILKVVAQYDAEIVLMHNGDGKRDKPVVDEMLVTLLAQANKAEMAGIPHSKIWLDPGIGFAKTRDEENEVMARLDELVATDYPILLATSRKRFIKEMMGGDSKAIERDEATAATTAYGIMKGVQAVRVHNVKLNSRIAQSMDFLKENENERHHIS
- the cysK gene encoding cysteine synthase A is translated as MAQKPVENITQIIGNTPVVKLRNVVDEDAADIYVKLEYQNPGGSVKDRIALAMIEKAEKEGKIKPGDTIVEPTSGNTGIGLAFVCAAKGYKAVFTMPETMSQERRNLLKAYGAELVLTPGSEAMKGAIKKAKELKEEHGYFEPQQFENPANPEVHELTTGPELVDQFEGKTIDAFLAGVGTGGTLSGVGKVLRQQYPDIEIVAIEPEASPVLSGGEPGPHKLQGLGAGFVPDTLNTDIYDSIIKVGNETAMEMARRVAKEEGILSGISSGAAIHAAIQKAKELGKGKTVVTVLPSNGERYLSTPLYSFDD
- the hslO gene encoding Hsp33 family molecular chaperone HslO, with protein sequence MTHDYIVKALAFDGEIRAYATLTTESVQEAQTRHYTWPTASAAMGRTMTATVMMGAMLKGDQKLTVTVDGRGPIGRIIADADAKGNVRAYVDHPQTHFPLNEQGKLDVRRAVGTEGSIQVVKDVGMKDYFSGSSPIVSGELGEDFTYYYATSEQTPSSVGLGVLVNPDNTIKAAGGFIIQVMPGAKEETISKLEEAINQMTPVSKLIEQGLTPEGILNEILGEEHVQILETSPAQFECNCSHEKFLNAIKGLGEAEITDMIKEDHGAEAVCHFCGNKYNYSEAELNQLLESMA